The DNA region ATGTCTGGATTTCGTGTTCTAGTCTTAGCTTGGTGTTGAGTAAACTCTGGTACTCAAGCTGTTGTCTCTGGCAGTCATTGCGTATTTGTGCCAGCTCTGCCTCAAGAGCCTGGGCATTGGCACCGAGCGCCTCCAGTTCCATAGCATACCGAGATTCAGTTTCATGGAGAGAACCTTCAAGACTTAGTTTCTGTGAAATCGAGAAATTATATTAATTACAGAGACCAGCAGAACCATACATGTCATGTGCCTGGATTCTAAAGCAAAAACGTTAGAAGCCCCCACCATACTTTGACCACCCTTAGTGTCAAGTGAAATGGTAAGTCTATGATACTATCCTACTCTAACTTATCTCTTCCTATCCTACTCTAACTTATCTCTTCCTCAAGTTTTCCATTGTCCCTTCCATTTTTACCCTCTCCATCCACAGCATTGATTCTAACCGCATCTCATGTTATTTGGTGGTACCGCCTTTTACTGTTGGCCCTACCGCGGCTGTTATGCCTGTTGTTCTGACACCCATGCTTTGTACGATGATTAAAATTCATTTTTATACCTGGTTTCGTAGAGTTTCAAGCTCAATTTCCAGAGACTGTATGTTGCGTCTAATCTCTGTTACGGTGGACCTTGCAGAGTAAAGCGCCTCGGAGTCCTGTGTGACTTGTACTGTATGTTCCTCCACCTGTACACAAGCAAGACATGCTCGACTTAACCACAGATGGGCCAGAAATTTGAGAGTATTTTTTAACACATCAAAAAAAGGTTTACATTATTGTCATTCCACATAATTTTCTTACCTTTGTCTGGTACCATTTCTCGGCATCTTCACGATTCTTCTGTGCCAGTGCATCATATTGTGCTCTGATGTCTGCCATAACCTTACCAAGGTCTTGCGTTTTGGGGGCATCTACCTCCACAGTTACTGCAGAACTAGCTATTTGTGCATTGAGTTGGTTAACCTCctacaaaaacacaagaaaaaaattaaCCTGGCTCCCATGTTATAGGTTTTCCATTTCTCTACACCAACCAACAAATTGTTATTTCTTACATCTCCATGGCTCTTCTTCAAGAAGATCAGCTCTTCCTTCAGAGACTCAATCTCATTCTCCAGGTTCAGTCTGGATATATTGGTATCATCAATGACCTTGCGCAGCCCAGTGATATCAGACTCCACAGACAGTCGGATAGCCAGCTCTGACTCATACCTGAAGTGGGAATGAAGGGAAAGTAGAAGATAGACATCTCTTTTGCCTTGTTCTAGAATTTCCCTATATTCCTTGGTTGTGAACGCAAATTTTACACGTCTTTGTCAAATCATAATTCATGTCTGATACAATAAGAAAAGTTTATGATCACCTGGCTAATTGTAGAGAAAAAGAAACTTTGTATGAGCTCAACAGACTATCAGACTTACTTTACTCTGAAGTCATCGGCTGCGAGACGGGCATTGTCAATCTGGAGAACCAGCTGAGAGTTCTCAACTGTGCTGTCAAATACCTGCAAGCAGATGAGATAAGATCAGCCCCAAACTTAAGGAATAGAAAAGTACAGCAGGTTGATGTAAAAGGTGATGAGCAACGTGAGGTTCTTATATAGTGTTAATGGTTTTATTACGTCATACATCTTTAGTGATTTGGTCAGCATATGAAAATGATCACAGATTACATACAGATCAGCTCAACAAGTGACGTGTGAACATTAATCCTTGGAGCCTTGCTCTAGGATTCACTTCACTAATGATTTGTTTGTCGTTCTCCATCTCTGGCAGGAAGAGAATCCGCTTAACCTCATCCTGTCCACACCCAAGTGCTTCATTTTCTCCTATTTCCCAGAGAGTCTGTATCACCCATATCTTATATTCTAAGACTATATTGCTAAGAAAATAGCCTTGAACAGATTATTGTTAGCTATAAAATTCTAATATTGTATTCATTTTTATAAAAATTCTAGTTTGAGAAATGAAGATATGTGTATATAAAAAACAAAAGTCCGCACCTGTTTCCGTAGAGCTTCCAGAGTCTTGAAATATGGGCTCCAGTCCTTGGAGGGTCCTTTCTTTTCCATATGTTGACGGATCTGCAGCTCTAGTTTCTCATTTGCACCTTCCAGACTGCGGACCCTCTCCAGGTAAGATGCCAGGCGGTCATTGAGGTCTTGCATGGTCTCCTTTTCATTCTGAACACCTCCTAGCAGACCAGCTCCAGATGTAAAAGCGCTGGAGCCACCACCAAACCCTGAACCCAATGTAGATACCCTGGATACCGAGATCCGGGCACCTGAGCCTCCTGCCCCAGCATGGACACTGGAAGCACTGCTGCCCCCTGCAAACTGAGAGCCAAAGGTAAAGGGGCGCTGTTGTCTCGAAGAGTAAGTGGAAAAAGAGGAGAAGCTCATGGTGACAAGTTACTGGATTACAAAGGATCTCAATGAC from Ranitomeya variabilis isolate aRanVar5 chromosome 3, aRanVar5.hap1, whole genome shotgun sequence includes:
- the KRT18 gene encoding keratin, type I cytoskeletal 18 codes for the protein MSFSSFSTYSSRQQRPFTFGSQFAGGSSASSVHAGAGGSGARISVSRVSTLGSGFGGGSSAFTSGAGLLGGVQNEKETMQDLNDRLASYLERVRSLEGANEKLELQIRQHMEKKGPSKDWSPYFKTLEALRKQVFDSTVENSQLVLQIDNARLAADDFRVKYESELAIRLSVESDITGLRKVIDDTNISRLNLENEIESLKEELIFLKKSHGDEVNQLNAQIASSAVTVEVDAPKTQDLGKVMADIRAQYDALAQKNREDAEKWYQTKVEEHTVQVTQDSEALYSARSTVTEIRRNIQSLEIELETLRNQKLSLEGSLHETESRYAMELEALGANAQALEAELAQIRNDCQRQQLEYQSLLNTKLRLEHEIQTYRRLLDGDDFDLQDAVSASTTQTVKKVITTTQKIVDGKVVSESNDTHVLHS